In a genomic window of Glycine max cultivar Williams 82 chromosome 13, Glycine_max_v4.0, whole genome shotgun sequence:
- the LOC100813463 gene encoding LOW QUALITY PROTEIN: DUF21 domain-containing protein At4g14240 (The sequence of the model RefSeq protein was modified relative to this genomic sequence to represent the inferred CDS: inserted 1 base in 1 codon; substituted 1 base at 1 genomic stop codon): MNVVSALMVTRNQLGAPEGIPFGSVWLFVYAGISFSLVIFAGIMSGLTLGLMSLGLVDLEILQSSCSPSXKKQAAVILPVVQKQHQLLVTLLLCNAAAMEIDCRRGHDSYSPIESTFSLDVNSKLDWEAMGKILALGHRRVPVYSGNPKNIIGLLLVKSLLTVLRETETPISAVSIRRIPRVPSDMPLYDILNEFQKGSSHMAAVVRAXGKGKMIPKTTGEGTYEENIGVGGDSRLTTPLLQKQNEMSENVVANIDKFSRPPSINKSTGLQRSDSRTNGSFSDNIEDEVIGVITLEDVFEELLQEEIVDETDEYVDVHKR, from the exons ATGAACGTGGTGAGCGCGTTAATGGTGACTCGGAACCAACTCGGAGCACCTGAAGGCATACCCTTCGGATCGGTATGGTTGTTCGTCTACGCCGGGATCTCCTTTTCCCTCGTCATCTTCGCCGGAATCATGTCAGGTCTAACCCTAGGTCTCATGTCTCTCGGCCTCGTTGACCTTGAGATTCTTCAAAGCAGCTGTTCTCCCTCCTAGAAGAAACAAGCAg CGGTTATACTTCCGGTGGTTCAAAAGCAACACCAGCTGCTAGTGACTCTGCTTCTGTGTAATGCTGCTGCCATGGAGATAg ACTGCCGAAGAGGCCATGACTCCTATAGTCCTATTGAATCAACTTTTTCCTTGGATGTTAATTCAAAATTGGACTG GGAGGCAATGGGGAAAATTCTTGCTCTTGGGCACCGTCGAGTTCCTGTCTATTCCGGAAATCCAAAAAACATTATTGGGCTTCTTCTG GTCAAAAGTCTTCTCACTGTACTACGTGAAACAGAGACACCTATCAGTGCTGTTTCCATCCGGAGAATCCCAC gAGTTCCATCAGATATGCCTCTTTACGATATACTGAATGAGTTTCAAAAGGGAAGCAGCCACATGGCTGCTGTTGTTAGGG AGGGTAAAGGAAAAATGATTCCTAAAACAACTGGTGAAGGGACATATGAAGAAAACATAGGGGTTGGTGGGGATTCACGATTGACTACTCCATTACTACAGAAGCAGAATGAGATGTCAGAAAATGTTGTTGCCAACATTGACAAGTTTTCAAGGCCTCCAAGCATTAACAAGTCAACTGGTTTGCAACGTAGTGATTCCCGGACAAATGGTTCCTTTTCAGATAATATTGAAGATGAAGTGATTGGTGTTATCACTTTAGAAGATGTATTTGAAGAACTTTTGCAA GAGGAGATTGTGGATGAGACAGATGAATATGTTGATGTTCATAAGAGGTAA